ATGCAGCGCCGACAAATCAAAAATGGCGACATCGTCAACATTCGTAACAAACGTGGCAATTTGGTGATTAAGGTACAACAATCCAACGAAGTGAAACCGGCTGAACTGTTTATTCCGATGCACTGGGGAAGCCAGCACATGCAAGGCTTAGGCGTGAATGCACTGATGCCCTCAGCCTTTGATAAAAACTCCAAGCAACCAGAGCTCAAACACACTGCGGTCAATGTTGAAAAACTCCAGTTGCCTTGGCAAATGACGGTGATGCGCAAGTGTAATCAGCCCCATTTAATGGCTGACATCCGCCCGATGCTGGCAAAATTTGACTATGCCACCCTTGGCTTGTATGGACGTGGCGATGGCATGCTCATCTTACGCGTCGCCCATAAAACGGCACCGGACGCGTCGCTGATTGCCACGCTCGACGGCTTGCTGGGCATGGTAGAAGGTGCGCCTATGTTGCAGCTGGATGACGTGAAACGCGGCATCAGCAAACGTATTTTGGTTGAAGCCGCACAAGTGACCGGCGTCAGATTGATTGGTGAAACACTGGCCGCCGAGTGGCTGAAACAAGTCATGGTTGAGGGTGCATTTACCGACGCCGTGCGCAAATGGGCCTTAGCGCCGCTGGCTGCACCGCCCACCGGGCAAAAAACGCGCGGAAAAATTGTGTGCAATTGCCTAGATGTGTCTGAAAATGAAATTATCGACACCTGTCAGATGGGCGCCGATCTAGCAACTTTGCAGGCAAAGCTCAAGTGCGGCACCAGTTGCGGTTCATGCAAGCCCGAGTTGCTTCGATTGGTCAACCAATATGGAAAAAATCATGGTTAAACGGCGCTCGCCAGTCAACCAAACAACTAGTTAAGCCGCCTCGCTAATGATGAGCTCGAAAAAAATCAATTGAATCAAACATCACTGACTAGCTATTGTGATTGCGTGGCTGAGGATTTAAGCGGCGTGGTAGTTGCAACGGGTAGGCGCACGCGGCAGCTTGCCAGCGCCATTTCAATGCCGCGGATAAGTTACGATGGATTCAGTGCGCGCAATACCGATTGCAATACGCCGGGAAACTTCTGCTCAATCTCACCCACTCTGAGCGCATTCATATGCTCAGTGCCCTCAATCAGCGTCTCCACCAAGCCTGCCGCACGCAGAATTTTAAAGTGATGCGACATACTGGATTTAGGACGGTTTAAGTCTAGTTCACCGCAGGTCATCTTACGCCCTGCCTGTGCCAAGCGCCCGACGATTTCCAAACGCGTTGGATCTGACAGCGCGTACATAATGTCTGTTAATTCAACCTGATCCAAACTGGGATGTTTAATTTGTCGCATGGTTAAAATTTAACATAGCTGTTGATATTATTCTATAGTTCGATTATATTCGAACTATAGAAGTTAACAAGCACAAGCCCTGCTTTTATGATCAACTGAATGAAAGGAACACCATGGCAGATTTATTTTCAAGCTACACACTGAAAGACGTCACCCTCAGAAACCGGATTGCTGTGCCGCCAATGTGCCAATATATGGCCGAAGACGGTCTCGCCAATGATTGGCATAGGGCCCATTACGCCACATTGGCCCGCGGCGGTAGCGGATTGGTGATTGTCGAGGCCACCGGCGTAGCCCCAGAGGGTCGCATCACTCCGGGTTGCTTAGGCCTGTGGAATGACACCCAAGCAGAAAAACTGCGCGAGATTGCGGCTGCCATCAAAGCTACCGGTGCGGTGCCTGGCATTCAGATCGCCCATGCCGGGCGCAAAGCCAGCGCTAACAAACCGTGGGAAGGCGATGACCACCTGCCGGAAAACGATCCGCGTGCTTGGCAACCGATTGCCCCCTCTGCGATTGCCTTCGGGGGCGACTTGCCAAGAGTCCCCAAAGAGATGAGCATCGCCGATATTCAGCGTGTAAAAAACGATTTTGTCGCCGCTGCAAAACGAGCACTGGCAGCAGGTTTTGAGTGGCTCGAAATCCACTTTGCGCATGGTTACTTGGGGCAAAGCTTTACCTCGGCGCATTCGAATCAGCGCACCGATCAATATGGGGGCAGCGTTGAAAACCGTTCGCGCTTCACCCTCGAAACGCTAGAGGCCATCCGCGAAGTTTGGCCTGAGCACCTGCCGCTCACCGCACGTTTTGGCGTGATTGAATATGATGGCAACGATGAAGCGACCTTGAGTGAATCTATTGAGTTAGTAAAAGCCTGGCGCGCACGTGGCTTGGATATGCTGAGCGTCAGCGTCGGTTTTACTATTCCGGAGACCAACATTCCATGGGGTCCCGCCTTTTTGGCGCCTATCGCGCAACGCGTGCGGCTCGAAGCCGACATCCCAGTGTCCTCTGCTTGGGGCTTTGGTGCACCGACGCTGGCAGATAATGCGATCAGACAAGCAAAACTAGACCTCGCCATGATCGGCCGTGCACACCTCGAAAACCCGCATTGGCCCTACTTTGCAGCAAAAGCGCTACATCAAGAAAACCCTGCTTGGGTATTACCAGCGCCCTACGCACACTGGCTAGCCAGATACAGAAGCCCGACAGAAGCGTAATGCTACATGCCCCAATAAAATAAACCTGCCTCTTGGGCAGGTTTATTTATGTAAACAGCAAATGCGCTGCTTAAGGAATATTGGTTATAGATAATTAAGTCCGTCGGAAATGATCTCGTAACCCATTGATTTAGTTATACTAATAATTAAGAAAAACTATATTAAAGTAGGTCGGACAATTTAAGCTTTATTTGCTCAAAACTAGCTCTACTAAGCGGTGATATTTTTTTAAAGAATATTGTTATATTCTCAACATCTGATTAGAAATAGCCTTTCTCTGAGAGTACTTAACCGATTAGTGGAAGTGTACGTTTTGAACCCACGACAAAAAGTAATGACTTGGCTCTCGTTATCCCAACATACAGTAACTCCTGATAACCGACATCTATAATTTCATCACCTAACCACAAAATCACAACAGGTGCTTCTAGCCCTTTGAAACGAGCAACGGTATCTACAAGTATGGCGTTTTTTCGACCAACTGTACCTTCACTCCACTCAGTGCTTGGCGTTAATTTGTGAGCTTTTAGCAATTCGTATAAGTAGTTTTTTGGTTGTTTTGCCAATAGAACCACGATGTCTTCTGGACGAACACCTTGAGATAGAAGTCCAATAATAATCCTGGAGATTTCATTCGCTTGAGATGAATCGCTCTCTACAGAAATACGTTTTATTTCTTGACCATTCAAATCAGGTTCATCCACATCTTCACCAGAGTAATATGCGTAGCCACACCGATGAATTTGCGCTGTATTGCGGCAATTAGCTGCCAAGTAAAATGGCTCATCTGTAATAGGGAGCTCAGCGGGTCTTCGGTATAGTGACTGATTCTCATCTAAAAAAATATAAAGATGACCCGCGTCATAATTTTTTAATAAGCCATCCATGGCTAGCCAATAGTCGCTGCTGAAGTCTTGTGCCTCATCGATTAGTAACGCATCAAATTTTTCATCCAAAATTTCGTTCGAGAGAGCTAAAGCAAATGGCATCTGAAATTCATATTTATGTTTATCGCTGTTTCCGGGGTATGCATCTGATGCCTCTTGGCGAAGATTGCGATTATGAAGCTTTTGAACCTTTTGCATTCGAAGCTCGCAAAGCTGATGAAAGCTCATTGCAGAAATGTTCTGGGTATCGCCCAACCCCCTTGAAATAGCGTCGGCTAGAGGCCGGTTATAGCAAAGCAAGAGAACATCTAATCCTTGTGCTGCCAACTGTCGTGCTTTCTCCACAGCAATCAGTGTTTTACCAGTACCCGCACCACCGGAAATAATGGCTTTTTTTCTACCTCCGATTGTTCTTAGAATCTTAGATTGCCCTGCAGTAAGTCTTATCCGAGTTTGCTCAGCATCGTCGAGGTATGACTTAAGTGCAGGCAGTACTTCAGACGAACCGCAGAGGATTCTCTGAACAAGTTCAACTCCCTGATTACCTAGTGGCTGATCCTCCCCACTACGCCAGAAACCATAAACGCGAGAGATCCATGCGCTTAACGCCTGCATGTCCTTATCAATCCCAACAAACTCGATTCTTCTCTCTGGTGAAAGGAGTGGGCGAGCATCATGCACATCTGGTAGCATAACTGCGTGACCCAAGGTAAAGCGCTTTCCTCGCCAATCTTTCCATAACGTGCTGCCTACCAGCTGATCCTTTATAGAGTGACGCTCTTTGGAAGCCTGACGGAATGGATCTTTGATCTTATTGCGGTTGTGATGACGGTCGATTGAATGCCAGCTTCCTGTCTCAGCATCAAAGGCAACACCACCACCTTTAACCTCTATTGTTAGAATACCTGCATTTGGAGAAATGACCGTGAAGTCTGCCTCACCTTCTCTCAATCGACCGTGGTCATCTCGGTAAATCCACCCTACAGAATGAATTACCAACACATCATCTGGGAGCTGCTCTCTGCAAGCTCGGTAAAACTTTGCTTCGGCCTTCGACTGTATATTTCTAAGCTGCTCATCAGTCATCCCAGGAATCATTCTTGCCATATCAGTCCTCGCTCACAGTCATTGTTGCAGGACTGAACATTTTTGTCTCTACTCTTTTGTCTTCAAATTCAAGTCGCAACTTTGTAAGCACCCCAGTACCTATGACTTCAAGAATTTTGGCTTTTCCAAATTCAGGATTAGTCACGTATAGGCCAGCTGCAGGACTCATCGATTTATTTGTATTTCGGTTAGCAACGTCTTGCCAGCCGCGATCGAAACGGAATTGATCCGCTTTTCCGAATGGATTTTGCACTAACCATAGACGGCGGCGACCCTCATCTTGTGCGTACTCGACAACGCAGAGCCAATAGCGCTCACCATGATGGATGGCTGTACGCAGTTCTGTTGGAGTCAGCGCTACCCCTTCTTCCGTCCATGCTCCACTTTGACCCTTGATTTCGATATATTCTTGGCTCCCATTGAATGCTTCAGCAAGAAAATCGAAACCTGGGTTGTTTGGTGGCATCTCTTCAACTTTTCTCCATTGATTAGCTGCATTGACAATAAAGTAATCAATTGCAGCGCGTTCAATAGCTTTTTTACGGTCAGATGATGCGGAATCTGGGGAAACTGATGGCTCATTTTTCGAAGTCGTAGGTTCCGCATAACTGAGCAAACGGCCAGATTTTGTTGTTGTTTTTTGCTTGGGATGATTTTCTTTGTGATGAGTTTGAGGCTCATAGGTTGTAGATGAATGCCTGTAGCTCCCCATACCATCAGAAGTTTTATTTTCTTGCTCGATGTCAGGGGTCACATTTTGCGATTGACTGCTTTTGATCTCATTTTTGGTTTTAGCATCATCATGTTTAGGTCTTTCCTCATGATTAGCAGCTCGGGCATTTGCAACAGCTTGACTGCCATCATCTTCTTCATGCTCAATTTTAGGCAAGCGCTCACTCCGATCGTAATTAATCGGATAATCATTTGAGCTTGAATATGCTTTCCTAGAGGCATCACCAGTAACTTCAACGGTATCGGCGTTTATGAAATTTTCATCAATTGGCTCAACAACTTCGACTTCAAGAGGTCCTCTTGATTGAAATAGAGCATCCATTTCGTCTTCAGGTAACATGGGGATGCTGTTTATTTTTAAGTACTCATTGGCGTCTTCTATGTCCTCGGCCATTAGGATGCGACCAAAGTATCCCTCTGCACCTCTGCGACTCTTTAAAAGAAGCTTGTCTAACTCCCTGGCCACGTAGTCATGTTTTGAGCGAGTGCTTGAGTCAAGCAATATTTCTTTTTGACGTGATGCCGACTGACCTGATGTTACTTTTGACCATTCTCCCAGTGTTACTTTTAAGGAGAGCGACTCAACATCTATCACAATTGTATTGCTCAAATCGTTGAACAGACCATTTTTAATATTTTCCTTAAAGGATGCATGACTTTGTTCGTGAATGACTCTTGCGATAGGTATAAGCATTTCCCTTAGCTTGGCTGTAAGTCGATTGTTAATTTCGCCACCGATGTCTTCTGGGACTTCAATATTGATTACATCAGAAACACGTTGTATTTCCAGAGCATTCAATAGCGTGCTCACTGATGGAATCTGCGAAGACATAACATTCAAGAAAGAAACTTCTTCCTCATCCTCAAATAGCTTGGATAGTTCTGGTCGATCGTCAGCGTAAAGATGCTCAGATTTATCTACCATCTCGCCGCGTCTGTTAAGCAGAAGAGAATAGAAATCTAGGTCGTCCAACCAATCCGGCATATTGTCGGAGTCAATCATAGAACTCAATCTACGATATATAAATAGCGCAAACTCTTGTCGATCAGCTTCATCCACTTCATCAATTCTCTTTAGACCCTCCAGCCAGTTCTCAATGTATAGTGCTTCTGGTACCTTTAACTTTATTACAAAGAAACCATGAAAATCTCGGAATGCCACATCCAGAGGTGGAAAAAACTTATCAAAATATTTATTTCCTGTGGATTTCCAACAGGCTTCATCAGGAACTACCCACTTTGCAGAATCGCCTCTGCCAACTCTTATAAGTCCTTCCTTTGAGAATCCAGCCTGAATGGACGCTCTTTCTTTATCCCACAGCCTTTCTAGGTAACGATAAATTCGTGCTAATTGATCGCGATCCCTTATATCCTCAGACTTTATTTGCCGGAGGCGTTTAAAGCATGCTTCAGCATCTACCTTATAGGTAATGCCGCATGCGTCCATGAAGTCGTGATTTTGTAGTTTGGCTTCAACGAACAACACTCCATTACCAAGTACTGATCTGATTTCTTCATTATCTGCGTATGCTAAACTAAGAGTTACTTGAACATGTTTTCGAGTTGGAACGACTACCTGTCTGAGCTTAGATACAAGACTAGTTGTTGCCGAGTTCCAACTTCTCCCAGATTTATATGTATAAGTTGTTTGACTTGGATATAAATTCCAGTTGCGATCTAATGCCTCTAACGTAGCTCGACGAACGGCTGCTTTTGGTGATTGTAGCAAGGCGCTAAGTTCATCACTGCAAGCTACATTGCCAGAGTCGAACCTCGAAACCCTTGGCGTAATGTTTATGCCAATTTTTGCAAAGAAATCTCGCCACTCGGAAATATCTTGCTCCTGTTTTTCCAAACCATTGATAGTTCTAGAACTTTTCATGTAGTTAGGAGAAACGAACAAAGTTGGTGATAACTCATCCCCTATTAGGTTTTCTAAGTCAAAAGTAGGATTAAATTCCTTACCAAGATAGAGTTCTTCGGAACGAGCAAATCGCCATGTTTCGTTCGTCTTATCCTTTGTACCTATATATATCCCTTTTGAAAGTTGAGAGATGGCTGCAGACTCCTGTTGACCATTTTCTAGTGCTGAGGCGAGGTACTGAGGGAGCTTATCTTTGATGTAGCGCACATGACCAATCAACGCAGCGTAATCTGAGCTCTTCCATGAATTGGTTGCGTGAAGCTTAAGAATGTGCGAATGAATTAGCTCAATAGGTTTGTCGTGCTTTATACCAAGCTCATTGAAAAGCTTCATAACATCTTGTGAAGACTTTAGAGCCTCATTGAGTAATTCTGAATTTAAAATTGATAACTCATGTTCGAATCCATACTTCTTACCTGTATGCAATGGAAAAAAAACAGTTTGATTAGATGGCGTTATGAACTCACCGCTCTCTAAAGGAATACATGGTACTTTTTCTAGTTCCTTTACCATGCTGGCTCGATGGCCATCATAAGCGAGATATGTATAAAAAAGAGCTTTCCACTCCAATTCACGTTCTTTTAGCCAATCTGCATGCTTAATAAAAACAGAAGCGACATCTTGTACTGTCAAGTTTATGAACCCAAGAGAGTCTTTAAATGCTTTAGGTAATGAAAATCCATTTGCCAAGTAATCAGCATCGAAAACTATCAGAGCATCTTCTGAAGTAAAAAGCCCTCTCATTTTTTCAGATGCCAACAGAACTTCCGCAGGCTTTTTCCAGCCCCCTCCGGCTACCGGAATACACTCGATGGATTTAAGTTCTTTGATTAAATGATCAATGACTGGAGCAAAAAACTTATCGTGAATATCTTCCTTAATTGGAAGGTAATTAAAATAGGTCGTTGCTAATTCTGGACGTTGTTTGAACTCATGGATTGCATCCAAAAATGCAGAAGATATTGAATCGCGTAGACGTTTATTCCACTCTAACTCTTCATGAATTCCCTCGCGACTTGATGCGAGAACGAAATCTGCCTGAATATAGAACTTAAAGCCAAACTCTCGGATTGGAAGAAAAGCAAAAGTTTCGCAGCCGTGAGTTGGGGCTGCTTTTCCTGATTCATCAATTGGGAAGGCGAGCACGATTTCAGTTTCATTGATGCCGTCACGTTTTGGCTCATGAATGTCACTCATGTCTACCTTGAAAGATTTGCGCAAAAAAATCTGGCACTTCTCTTCTTCATTAGGTTTTATAGTTACTAGTGTTGTAACAGCGCCTTGGTCGGTGCGCTGAAAGCTAATCAGACCCTCGTTGGTTTCAATTTCAAGTTTTCGCAACTTCTGCAGAAAAAGCAGCAATGTGTCGCTGATGTCTGATAATGATGAAATTGAAAAAGAATGTTTAGCCTTAGCAGGGATAATTAACGTGGTTCTATCGTCTAGCTTTATGTCAGGCTCATGCCAATGAGGAACGACGTAGCCCAGCAAGTCCTGAGGATTTGATCTATCAAATCGGAAATGATACCCATTAGAATGAATCTCTGGCGAATCCGTTACCTTGAAGATAGATTTAAAGCCGATACCCTTTTCACCGATGTAACCTTTTCTTTTCTCGGCTTTCTTGGAACTTTCACCTGCTGAGCATAGTGCACGGACGTTTTTTTCTTCAAATCCGATTTCATTATTTTTCACAACTAGCCTGTTGCCGTCTAGTGTAAATGTAAGACTTGGATCAATCTCGGGATTATAAGTATTGTCGTCAGCATTCTGAATAAGCTCAAGAATAAAATGAGACTCTTTAGAGTTTAGATCCTCGGCGACGGTGGCCAGTAAGTTGCGATATTTACGTCGCATATTTTCGACAACTATCTTCGCTTCGCCTTGCAATTCGACGCCGATGCCAAATTCCTCACGACGGATTCGCTCAACAAGAGCTTTCTTATCATGCATATCTAACTCACAACATTAAATAAATTTTGAATTTTTTGAATCGCCACAAACCTTGTAAATTTTATTCAGTTCAATGAATGGGTATGTGTATGTTCCAAGTACCACTTACCAATTTGCAGCTGACCAAATCAAAAGGCACTACCCATAAATGCAACTCTTCATTAAAACTGAAAATAGATAAAGGTTCCATGAAATCTTTGTGGGCTGGATAAATCAACATCATGTGGCCTTGCCCACCCATATATTTGTGACCATAAGCAAATAACTGATAAAAATCTCCTTGGCTTAATTGATACTTATCATTTGAGCTATTCAACTTGCTATTAAGCAACTTCCATTTCGTATCCAACACATTTCTTTGGTCATGCGATACCACCATTAAATCTGGCTGAAGCTGGAACCAGTTTTGATTCTCCAAATTATTCAAAGGTTGGTGATTAACGAAGTACTGAGAGGATGCTTGTACCTTTAAATAATTCGGCTTTGAAATTTGCTTACTTAAATTTGTAGCAACATAAATTTCAAACAACTTTTCCATCGAAAATAAGAAGCTTATTCCTTCTTTAGAACCTACCTGGAAGCTTGGATTGAAGTTTTGAATGATGATTTCGCACCATGGAAACACGTGCTCATATTGCAACATAAATCGATTATGTTGCCACTTGGCTACATATTTCTCTGGATTTAATAGGCTTGGAATTTCCGCCAAGTAATGAGATAGCTCATTTGCAAATCGCCAATTCTGTGGCGATTTCGTTAGTTTCAAGATAAACATTACTGCTGTTTTAAGCAGTTTATTTTCAATTCTTTCTGGACTATAAACGTCATGCCGAATATTGAACCAATTAGATTTATCCGGTGATTTTCTAAGCTGCTTAGTAAGATCAATTTGACCACGAATAAACCGACTATCTTCTTCAACACGAACATAATCATGTTTCAAACCTTTGCGATAAAGCGTTAATAACTCCCCTAAGAACTGAGCAAAAATCCACTCATGAATGGGTGTGTTGGTAGAGTCTAACGCGGCTCGCCCAGACTCGCGTGGCTTGAGTGACAACGCTGTCATCAACATGCGTTGCATAAGCTGTCTTAGTTCGGTCAGCTCTGGGTCTGAAGGCATACCTTCCTGAGTTTTTGGCAATATCTCGATAACTTCACCAGTTGGACTTTGTAAGATGCCAACATAACTATTGAGCCTTAAAAATTGTTTGCCATTTTGCTGAAGAATAGGTGCTTTACTATTCCAGCTAGCATGCAATTCGAGCAACCAATTATAAGTAGCTTGCGATACGATGCCCAAATCTAATGATCCAAAGTGATCTTGCGAGCTTGTAATCAATGCTCTTTCACGTACTTGTATCATAGCTATACTTTAATGATACCTTGATACGCCTCAGGGCAACTAAATGCACTAATATTCACATAGCTTCTTCTATCTTGAATCATGTCAAATTGCGAATTACCAAATAGCTCTGACACTGAACGCTTACCTCCTACAGATAAGAAGCGATGATCCTTTTGTTTGGAGTGATCATTAAGAACTAAAGATATTTTTTCCCAATCATCAAAAAAATACTCTTTAAGCAAAGGTAAAATTTTATTCTTGAATATCTCTGCCAATTGATCTTCGCGTTCATTATCAGCAAGTTTTTCACGTAAACCCATAAAATAGCTGTGCCCGATTTGATGTTCTGGATCTAATAAAACCTCTATTCTTTCGTTAATGATCTCTAGCAATTGACCTATGTCTACACCATGAACTTTTATACCTTTTAAAAGATCTGGCTGTGGATTCATTTCAATAAAATCAAACCTACGGCGCAATGCTAAATCGAGTTGAGCGAGAGATTTATCTGCGGTGTTCATCGTACCGATGACATACAAATTTTCTGGTACTGAAAACGGTTTTTTTGAATATGGGAGGACGACCTCGAGTGCATCAGTTCTACCTTTACGCTTACTATCTTCTAGTAATGTAATGAGCTCCCCAAAAATTCTAGAGATGTTACCTCTATTGATTTCATCAATAATCAATACATATGGCTCTGGGGGTAAGTCTTCTCTATGTGGCTCCAACAGCGCATGAAGCTTATCCAAATTGATTGTTTTACTTCCGAGTTCATAGAGTGTCATTTGTGATAGAGATTTATCAAATAACTGCTCTTTTGGTTTACTAGGCTCGTATGTTTGCAGCCACTTAACTTTCCTCATTTGCTGAAAATAATTACGGTCAGCATTTTCTAAGTATTCATAATCGCCTACTACTTCAGCTATTGCCCTGAATTTATGGTTGCCATCTGAAATTATAATAAGATCATTTTTTTTAATAGAGTTGATAAATGTAAAAACTGACGTGACCGCATAATCAGTATTTGTAAGTGTCACATTAGAATCTACATAGACCTTTACAACCTCCTCCTTTGTATGACAACCACTGAAATCAAGATTGTCACCATAGCCTAAAAGTATGTAATCGTTTTCTAGACACTCTTGGTAAATATAATCCTCATTTTCCAGCGTATTCCCTAGTGACATTTTCCATATCCTTCTACCCTTTAAATGTATAGGATTGCTGATATTGGAAGTAGCTTTTGTGGATGCCGCCTCACTTATTTGTTTGAATACGCCATCTTCGACTTTGAACTTTAGTGCTTCGTCTTGAGAGGTATCCGCTCGAACACCTTCAATAAAATCTTCATAAGAAAAACTCTGATGAAAAGTTGTCATTGCAATTCTTTTATCAGCAACGAGGACATCAAACCTTTCTTTAAATAACCTTCTTAGATCTTCTGAAGGCAGGTCCTTATTTTCATTTAGTATTGTCTGATACATTTCCGGCTCAGCAATTTTTACTGCCAAGCTAATAGTTTCATATGTTTTTCCTGTACCAGGTGGCCCATATAAAATCTGATTCAAAGGCATTTTTCTGATAGCCTCCGTTACATCTAGATCAGTTTCAGATTCTGGTACTGTCTGCTTAATCGGCCTGATGCTCAGCTGATCACTATATAATGCTTTGACAAATCCATATGGGGTAACATCGGCGTTGAAACGTCGCTTAGCCTCTTCATAGTATTCTTTTAGTAGAAGCATCAATGCTATTGGCCTGTCTTTAGATGGAACCTCTTCAACCGGATGACCAAGTTCTAATAAAAAATGTCGCAGATGCTCACTTGATGAAATAACTAGTACTTTATCGGGATGGTAAGCGCTTAATATGCGAAGCTTGCGGCCATCCCCTATAGTAACCCTTGCTTTTAAACCAGCTCTAGCAAATATCTTTTCGTCGTCGTCAATCCATAAAAGATCTTCGTCTACATTTGCATTAGCTATTAGAGATTGAATCTTAGTCGTGTACTTCAGAGCTTCTTCTGGCGTTAAATCGCTTAGTGCTCTGTTACGATAATATTCGCCATTTTGAGCTTTATATAAGATATGACCACGCGACGTTCCTGGCATGTACCTGCCTAATACCTTTTCAAGCCCCCGTTCGAGCCACCAACAAAAATTTTCAGGTAGTGAATCTTTACCAAGACAATATTGATCAAGTGTAAGACTTTCTATACTAGTGGGAGGGTATTTAGCAATAAAGCTATCGTAGCGTGCATCATTATTAGTTCGTTGCGTGTAAAGATTTTCCGATATTAGTAACTTACCAAGTTTCTGAAATACTTCAGATTCAAAATTAAAAGTCATAAATGCTCCAGCTAGATATAGCCAATTTTATTAATATTGTTACAGCGAATTACCAAACTATTTATTTCTTCTAAAGTCACAATGTGGACTTCACCCTTTCTGGTAGACATTCATAATGTTAAAACTGAAACGGAGAAAGCGGAATGAAGCTCGGTAACTTATTATGAAACTCTTATTTAATTTGAGAGCTTGAGTTGAGGAAAATCAGTATACCAATCTGAAAATCCCTTTTGATCATGCGCATCCCTCAGCAGCACTCTTGGAGTCATCCAGCTCGTAATATTTTTCTTAGGTATTTCATGCCAGCTAAGATTGAATGAACACATGCCTTTATCGTCAAAGATTCCAGCTCGCTGTAAGGTAAATGATCATGAATCCAATAAGCTAAAAGCGCCAGTCAGCACCTTCTGCATACTTATCCAT
This Methylophilus medardicus DNA region includes the following protein-coding sequences:
- a CDS encoding McrC family protein, which codes for MIQVRERALITSSQDHFGSLDLGIVSQATYNWLLELHASWNSKAPILQQNGKQFLRLNSYVGILQSPTGEVIEILPKTQEGMPSDPELTELRQLMQRMLMTALSLKPRESGRAALDSTNTPIHEWIFAQFLGELLTLYRKGLKHDYVRVEEDSRFIRGQIDLTKQLRKSPDKSNWFNIRHDVYSPERIENKLLKTAVMFILKLTKSPQNWRFANELSHYLAEIPSLLNPEKYVAKWQHNRFMLQYEHVFPWCEIIIQNFNPSFQVGSKEGISFLFSMEKLFEIYVATNLSKQISKPNYLKVQASSQYFVNHQPLNNLENQNWFQLQPDLMVVSHDQRNVLDTKWKLLNSKLNSSNDKYQLSQGDFYQLFAYGHKYMGGQGHMMLIYPAHKDFMEPLSIFSFNEELHLWVVPFDLVSCKLVSGTWNIHIPIH
- a CDS encoding AAA family ATPase; translated protein: MTFNFESEVFQKLGKLLISENLYTQRTNNDARYDSFIAKYPPTSIESLTLDQYCLGKDSLPENFCWWLERGLEKVLGRYMPGTSRGHILYKAQNGEYYRNRALSDLTPEEALKYTTKIQSLIANANVDEDLLWIDDDEKIFARAGLKARVTIGDGRKLRILSAYHPDKVLVISSSEHLRHFLLELGHPVEEVPSKDRPIALMLLLKEYYEEAKRRFNADVTPYGFVKALYSDQLSIRPIKQTVPESETDLDVTEAIRKMPLNQILYGPPGTGKTYETISLAVKIAEPEMYQTILNENKDLPSEDLRRLFKERFDVLVADKRIAMTTFHQSFSYEDFIEGVRADTSQDEALKFKVEDGVFKQISEAASTKATSNISNPIHLKGRRIWKMSLGNTLENEDYIYQECLENDYILLGYGDNLDFSGCHTKEEVVKVYVDSNVTLTNTDYAVTSVFTFINSIKKNDLIIISDGNHKFRAIAEVVGDYEYLENADRNYFQQMRKVKWLQTYEPSKPKEQLFDKSLSQMTLYELGSKTINLDKLHALLEPHREDLPPEPYVLIIDEINRGNISRIFGELITLLEDSKRKGRTDALEVVLPYSKKPFSVPENLYVIGTMNTADKSLAQLDLALRRRFDFIEMNPQPDLLKGIKVHGVDIGQLLEIINERIEVLLDPEHQIGHSYFMGLREKLADNEREDQLAEIFKNKILPLLKEYFFDDWEKISLVLNDHSKQKDHRFLSVGGKRSVSELFGNSQFDMIQDRRSYVNISAFSCPEAYQGIIKV